A window from Vicia villosa cultivar HV-30 ecotype Madison, WI unplaced genomic scaffold, Vvil1.0 ctg.001177F_1_1, whole genome shotgun sequence encodes these proteins:
- the LOC131633793 gene encoding proteinase inhibitor PSI-1.2-like yields MALKFETILLVIIFGAILLDGNLKIVEACPQFCFDDAAYMICPSSGNKHLSPGCNCCFASTGCTIYKADGTSLCTKN; encoded by the exons ATGGCTTTAAAGTTTGAGACTATTCTTCTTGTCATCATTTTTG GTGCAATTCTTTTGGATGGCAATCTGAAAATTGTTGAAGCTTGCCCCCAATTTTGCTTTGATGATGCTGCATACATGATTTGTCCTTCTTCAGGAAATAAACACCTCAGTCCAGGATGCAACTGTTGTTTTGCATCTACTGGTTGTACAATTTACAAAGCAGATGGAACTTCTCTTTGTACTAAGAATTGA